From Periophthalmus magnuspinnatus isolate fPerMag1 chromosome 1, fPerMag1.2.pri, whole genome shotgun sequence:
ttgtggggtcctttggggggtgctccaggagtatggggtccggggctctttgctaagggctgtccagtccctgtatggccagagcaggagctgtgttcgcattgccggcagtaagtcagacctgttcccagtgcatgttggactccgccagggctgccctttgtcaccagtttggttcattatatttatggacagaatttctaggcgcaggggctagagggggtctggtttgggaaccacaggatctcatctctgctgtttgcagatgatgttgtcctgatggcttcgtTGAGCCAGGACCTGTAACAGGCGCTGGgacggtttgcagccgagtgtgaaggagctgggatgagaatcagctcctccaaatcctcggccatggttcttgaccggaaaaagagGGCTTACCCTCTCCAGGAGGGTGGTGAGTCCTTTCCTCCTcaaatggaggagttcaagtatctcggggtcttgttcacgagtgagagaaggatggagcgtgagattgacaggcggattggtgcagcatCTGCCGTGATGCGGTTGCTATATCGGTCCATTGTagtaaaaaaggagctgagttgaaaggcaaagctgtCGATTGAccagtcaatctatgttccaACCCTCACCTATTGTCATGCACTCTGGGTAacgactgaaaggacaagattgcagaTACAAGCCGTCGAAGTGAGATTCTTTCACAGGCTTGCTGtctgctcccttagagatagggtaaggagcttggtcacacaaGAGGAGCTCGgcgtagagccactgctcctccacatctagaagagccagctgaggtggctcaggcatctgttcaggatgtcctctggatgcctccctagggaggtgttccaggcatgtcccaccgggaggagccCCAGAGAAAGATCCAGggcacgctggagggactatatctctcggctggcctgggaatgccatggggtcccactggagaagctggaggatgtgtctggtgtgaaggaagtctggggtgagggaagtctggggtgagggaagtctggggtgagggacgtctggggtgagggaagcctggggtgaggaaagtctggggtgaggaaagtctgggagtccctgcgtaGACTTCTGCCCCCACAACCTGGCCCCGGATGGATGTATGTAagagcctctccacagatcaacctgtaacttggcctggtggcatcatctgcttggctgcatggagtttaatgccatactgtgtaaaatagcaggcaaagcaataacatctacatcaGAAAGGTTAAATAGTTCACTTTTATcttgaagaaaaaatatttaaaacaagtcAGAAATCTTTTGAAATCTGTCAAATAACCTATTTCCatatggataaataaataaacatgacctTTCTATTTTCCACAGACATCAGTAATAAAAGGAACATATCTGGGGCTGGAGCACATGAGCAAAGAGTACGGCAAAGCAGGAGGGAGCATCATCAACGTGTCTTCTATGGCAGGTAACACTTAATCTGGCTCACACCAGAATGACATGTATAgtactctgaattgagttctactcATGTATGAATCTGGAACGGCTCTTGCTGAAAGTGATCGGGGAAGGCGGAACGTCATGGTCATTTGAACATGACTGGCCGAAGTGTCATAACAGctgaacaagccaaaaaatctaacttttgttccACCCAGTTTCATGAGAATCAGTTACTGTGCAAGATTAGGTAATGCTCGCACAACCCCATAATTTGTCCTGGTGGGTAAATACTATAGCATGTGTTGGGTTTAAAGCCTGGTTTAAAATACGCATTAGAGTCACAACACTGATGCCTCAGCACTGTTTAATGATTGGCtggaggtgctggggtttaggtagtgaccattgaGATCAGAGagaatcattttagatttaacCCAATGGGAAATGAAACTGCTGAAGTTGACAATAAGTTGgtgtttgacttttttgactTTTGTATAAACTAAAGTATAACCCTTAATATGTCAACAGGACTGGATGTTCCAACCACAAATGTCCataattacatatttattacatgttttcaaaatgtactCACACTTTGCAATAAGTACTTCTCTGTAAATGCCCTTCACCAGATCCGGTCATTGCAGCTCAATCtaagccaggggtgtccaaactaaggcccgggggccaaatgcggcccttggaccagtttttcttggccctcaagcctcctgctgaactggcccaattgatcataagcagtacctttaacagcaaattaaattaTTTCTGCCACTAtcacctcaaacatcacattgcattgtgatacagacctaaaatgaatgtgtttcaagctttATGAATACACAGTGGCTCCGTCAAAGCTGTGTAAAAAGCACCGCgctgcattgatcactggtctgtggccctccgcttcgaatatgttttgagatgtggccctcgatgaaaaaagtttggacacctctgatcTAAGCCATTGattttagcctcatttgaaAGAATTCTCCCCTatgcaccagcagggggcaagAAAGTGTgctgtgtcatttttaaagaaTACAAATTATGCTTTTTTCTGGGTAAACAAAGGTCGTCAGTTTGTATTCTGTTCATTGTtaaacacaatattaaaatgtaattgaattgaaattttagaacccacatGTGTGACAGAGAATCTGTACTTATAGAATAAGTACAAGTATGTGGAAATCAGTGGGCGAGGAGAGGGGGCAAGTGACACATGAAATTTgctaatgcaggattactcaaattgtatgaattatcaaaatacaactctgagacAGCTGATGATGAGGGAGAACCATTACATCACAGTCAAAGGCTGATACAACTTGATTTTATAGAATACATCTCCTTTTAATTTTGTTatgaatttgttttaatttcatcATAATGTAATCCCTGTTTGTTAACAAATACCAGTAAATCCAATTGTGGCCAAAACACTAAGTCCACCTTTTTTCATTAATTAACTGTGtaaatggtgttttaatagcattatctactgttcatATTCATCTGGCGCAAACtaagtaaatttgcagctttcttgtCAAAAATGCCTAAATCTCAGTGTGTGCTgttttcagtggcctctgcgatttccagtagttggtgacatcacaaaagactgacCTGATTAGATCCAGATGTTTCTGATTATAAACATTTGGCTGCAGGGATGCAGTTTCTTTagtccagaggtactgtccagtttagcagctctatttgaaaagtGGTCATGGGCAGAGTTAAGTGCgtgtttagtccctctttaatGTTTcaattaaagcagaactaagtcaTTTTTAGTGATAGAGCTCTCCCTGCTGCTCCCTTAGGACAATGCATTGTCAGGGAACCTActcaaaagtgttttgtttttttctattcttttcttttatgttttattgtgtattgAAATAAGGCAGTATAATCACATacaaaaattaaacatttttaaaaaagagaCAGCATTTTCCAAGAgaactctcttttttttttttttttttggagaggaGAGAATAGATGGACACTTACCTTGAAAATGACTATTTAACCATCACCACTTAAAATGGTGTTTAACaatgttacttagttctgctttaaaacgTTGATCAGTAGGATTACAAACCCACATAAGATATTCTTAGTGCTTTCTGGTCCCACAGCTGGTCTGTGCATTCAGCCTTCAGAGTTAAAGGAAATGCAGTGTTTTTACAATGATAACATCAGTCTGTGGTTCTATTCACATAACAAACAGGGCCTGTCCAAACATGGTCACACACCAGCTAGGAATGCATGAGGACCTCTAGACACTACTACATGTAATTACTGTTTAGCTCTTTGCAGATATTATGTTAAACTGATGCAGTGTTATactgttgtcccctcatcaaaaatatatctggagttgtattttgcttcattcacacatgttaaacacacaaaccctccagGTTTAGGTTGTCTTATTTTCTCAAAtctaaaacactctgttccaccttgtgatgtcatgtggtaatacaggaagtgctccactgtgtttttaaactccatacaccttcattagaatcatttggataatttcaggcaTGGAATTGCCCATTTTCTACTGAACTGTTTTTAACTCTAAAACTACTCGAAGATTATTCAAAACTACTTGAATCATCTTATGTTGGAACAGCACATTTTGAGccttgcagatgtagacagacaaataaaggcttactcaaacctgtgtgaatgaaacaaaacacaactccaggtgtgtttttgatgaggtaacactcTAACATGACTGAAAGCTCACATGACTCGATTTCACGTAATACCGGATCTTTATTCCATTCATCTGAAGTCATTTTCTTTGAGCACAGAAAATGTCCCATTCCCGTTCTGGACGTAGTAAAGTGGATCAAGTAATAGTGAAGTTTATGCAATCAGATACAAAATGAGACCAGTGCTGGTAACATGGTACAGATGTGTGTCATTGGATGTAATCAGTTTGACAAGAGTTTTGTGCTTGTGAATATTTGAgttaaactaaaacatgaaatgatgaAGTAATTGTCCTGAAGTCATCTGAGGACACGAGCTAGAGTCTGATTAAAAacagactttatttatttattcagtagagTAAAACTGTGATTCTTAATGTAATTCTCACTACAATGTGATGCATATGTTAAAAGTAAATAGGTTGCattcacgtgacatcacaacattaagAATCCTAAAGTTCAGATTTGTTggtctggtttatggttaatatctctgtaaatactaagcctatccacatgaaacaaaaactgccacaaagttctctgttttgttttttttcataatagctTCAGTGGCGCAATTATTCAACTGCGAATATGAGattgtcagttgaaagggcttaaggagggggtattatgcaaattcGACTTTATGGAGcattgttccctcgtcaaaaacatgcctgaagaggttttagatgtcatccgagcatgtttgagtaatttagcggtTTCTCCTAGGCCccatttgaaccctccttatggttaactataagattctgtacaatgctcagcccacaagcctacgagatgcacgctgattgtgttgtgacagcgcgctgaagggggagtgacttagcggagaggaaagggaggggggactcagaccgtcaaaaacaaaagtgaaaaaattaTTATACAGGCCAACATTTGTAGATTTTCTGTTAGTATACTTCATCTTTTCTAttgtgtaaaagtattattgtgtgtttttccgTAGCATTCCTGCACTCTCCACATCAGCCTGTTTACACTGCCACCAAACATGGAGTCATCGGCTTCTCCAGAGCTATGGCTGTAAGTCTAAAATGCAACTCACTCTGGGATTTATGGTTGTGAAATATGATCTGCTTTGTTTTATCTAAGGCAGGTGATTGAccttttttgagtagatttttaaatcTGTACCTGTACATTGTAATTCTAGTCATGTAATTGGTAGTTACATTTTaagtagggctgtcaaaagtattgaaatcagatactaatagatactaaaactagtattgaaactcaTATCGATACTCATTTGATATAAGGCCACTTGGTGaacaaaagtacttttttttattatcatcatggtatcggtattgagtatcaagtctatttagtatcaaaattgagtttgaaattttagtatgacGACAACactaatttaatttaagttaCAGAGTGCTTGTGTTGATAGTTGAGTACATTATTAGCCAAGCAACTACTGTACTTGTACCTAAGAATATCAGTTCCCTTTCCACCCCTGAACTAACAATAACTCTccttgcctcctcctctctcttcctgtttctaccctccttgtctccttgctcTCCAGGATGCCTCCTCGTTAGGGAACTATGGCGTGCGCATAAACGTGCTGTGCCCAGCCTTCGTAGACACTCCTCTTCTTCACTCAGTGGAACATGAGGATAATATGGGAAAATTTGTCAAGTTTAAAGACGATTTCAAGAAAAGTATGAACCATTTTGGAGTCttaaagtgagtatttaaagtattactactacttctactactctttaaaatatacatatacagtcgACACGCAAATCAAATACAGTTAAAATATGTCCATTaatcaagactaaagcaggaccggGACTAACTTAGAGCTCAACCAGGTCTACACATGGACCACTGCAACAAAATCATCTAACACACCTgtcaacctggactaaaccagatttagaACTAATCAGGTCTCATCTGGTCTTTcagagaaccaaaacacaagtGGATCAGGTGGTGTGTAtaagcaaggactaaaacagttctaaaccaggactaaaccaggactaaacctggattgaaccgggactgaagcaggactaaatcaggacttaatcaggactaaactaggactcaacccagactgaaccaggactgaacataaTCAACACTAAACATCTACAATGAAGTGAGAATTAAAACAGGACAGACCAATAAAAATTTCAACATCCAGATCTTGATGTAATTGAGGTTTGAGCTTGtttctttataaataaacaaatattcaaatttgtTATTTTCAAACAGATGTGGTCTTTGTCTCTGATTTTTCTTCAGAGAAAATGTGGAAAtcatcaaatcaaatgtaaactttgacatgtgtttgtgtttgtgaagaaGTCAATAAAGTCCTGTTTAAACCTGAGTTAGAAGAAAGGGgcgaaggagggagagaagagagagaggggaggagggggaggaggaaagaaaggaagtTGATGCAAAAGtatcagagagaaggagggagagcgaTAAGGAGAGACAGACTGGGGGAGGAAGGGAGGTAGGGGAGTTGAGGAAAGAGTGGGGGGGGAGAAAGCtataggagagagaaagggagaagagacagagaaagcgAGTAAAAACACGGGAATAGGGGGAAAGTGAAAGGGGGAGCGATGGAGGAGTGAGTGAAGAagatacagagaggagaggggagagagacggaCGCATAGGGAGTGGTGTTTAGGTCCTGTCAAGTGAAAAAGGCAGTGAAGGGAGTcaaagagagcgagggagggagagaagacacaGGAAGAAGTGTTTAGCCCCTGTCAGAAATATCGATAAAGAATAATTTACAGTCTTAGAAGGCTGAAGGCATTAGATCCAGACAAAATTTAAACCAAGTAAGAagtaagccatttttaaaacatattttcctCTTCTGAAGTAGatttatagaattttatttttattttgtgtttttgtcttcaGGCCGTCGCTGATTGCAGATGGAATGATGACGCTGATCACAGACGACTCTCTCCACGGAGCCGTCATGAAAATAACCTGCTCCAAAGGAATCCACTTCCACACATATGAACCCATGTCCACCtgagacctggactagaccaggactgacccacgactagactgggactaaacaagactgaaccaggactaaagcaggactgaaccaaaactagcaggactagatcaggtctaaagcgggactagaccaggactaaactgagactagaccaggactgaaccaggactaaagcaggactgaaccagaaccgaccaggactaaactaggattgcTCCAAAGGTCTCCACTTCCACACAAACAAGCCAATGTCCAtctgagaccaggactagaccaggactagaccaggactagaccaggactagaccaggactagaccaggactagactgggagtcaaccaggactaaactgacactagaaaaataatgaaaaaataaaagattgaaAAAATACGGAATGAACAAGAACCAAACaaggaccaggtctggacccaTACCGCCCCCTTCAGGCCTGATAttagaataaaaaaatcaaacactttCAAATTAATCAACTGTAAGATTCtagatgaaaataaaatatcaaatttgaAGGGGCCATAGTTCAGTTCTACCAGTCTCTGTGGTAATGAGGTAAAACTTGCACATTTGTaactgtttaaaggtgcactgtggaacctttCTCTTCAGGGTCTGTCATCTACTTGCCTTTATGTggatgttattgtgttgccttgaatgttccacagtatggcattagacattGGCTATTTTATTGTAGAGGTTTTAAATACCTTGAAAGACATGCGTtcttgtgagtgggcttgcttcTCAGCAggtttgacctgtaacttggcctggtagcgtcacttgcttgtctccatggaaacagatacatttaatcccatattgtgaaacattgcaggcaaagcaataagattttcatggaccctccaccagaaaagctccatagtgcagctttaaagccatactagatgtttaaagggaaaaatgtaaatgttatggTTTGGGGATGTGGATAGGTTTATTTATCTGTACTGTACTAATATTGTACTGTACTAATGTagacatttatttgaataaaatgtgtttttgataaatactttttgttcattatcCTTCATGTCTCTCTAttttcctttcctccctctccctttctctctatttCCACCTCCCTCTTTACTTCCCCCCTTCTTCCCTCTACccacctctctttctttctcttttactTTATCTCTCACTCGGTTTCCTCCCTtttcatttctctttctctccccactctccaTCATCCCCATCTCACACTCCCACTCTAGAGTTGTCGCCCTCTGCTccctttgtctttctctttctccatctctctccctctctttctattcattctcctctgcaccctccccctctctctctgctatTCTTCCTTCTTCAATTTTGTCCTCTCTGAAATCTGCACAAACATTTCTCTTTTACGAGTCCAGTTTAAACGGTTTAAACACAAGTCTGCAGGAAAACAAGAGcgtagatggagagagagacagagagagaagaggtgaggaggaagcaagagagggagggtgTGAGTGAGATAAGAGTGGATAGAGTAAGGAGAGAATAGGAAGgtagagagaaggaagagaggggaaaaagagagagaaagaggggtaaAGGGAGGGATGAagtgaggagaaagggagaaacaggagagagagaaagagagaggggaagataagaaaatgaaagagggagagagacgaggagacCGAAAGAGAGCGCGAGATGGACAGGCTGGGCAACGGTAAGAGATAGAGAATGgggacggagagaaagagatggagaagagagatgggaggCAGAGATGAATgaatgagaagaagagagagaagttaAAGGGGGAATGGATAGAGtagaaaggaagagaaagagagggaaatgaaaagacagaggggagaaagaggcagcaagcaagagagagaaagataaagagTGTGTAGAGAggatgaggggagagggggtgagaggagagagaagtagaggaaaaagtgagagacagacacagtaagagatggagagaggttgggagagagaaagaggtgggtggaatagaggagagagagggaaaagagagagggagggagagatttCGTTagaaagacaaggagagagagcgggaacAGGGTCAAACCATGTCAATGAGCACCTGAAGCCAAGAAAAACGTCAACAACTTTAGTCCAGATGAGAGATTCAGGAGAGATTCAGGAGTCCAGGCGAGCTGTGGGTATTGTATGATATGATCTGCAGAGGAGAGAATATACTTCAGTGTATACCTGAAGGACAAAGACAGCCAAGAATTCTGTGGGAAAAGGCAATCAAACTCCCAAAACAAATCCCATTTTCCATAAAGGTAGACGGCGCAACTTTTCGGGAGGTGGGCCagcctgcttgtctctaaaTAAATTGTATTAGTTTGTGCAGAATacattgttccacagtataggaTTAAACATCTCATAGATCCTAGACTCAGGCTtgcagctccacaaacctgactcctcctttttgtttccatggaaatgttgttgctttggctgtaatattctacaggatggcaaaaaaaatatttctatcTCTACAGAGAATGTTCCAagatatggttttaactttgtatttcaaTGAAATCATGTATGCAATGTTCCACCTCCAGAGTTAGTCCAAGATTCTTTTAAGATCATGacttacctcctcctcctctccactgctGGTCTGACCCCTGGCACTATTATAGTACTCACAATAGGCCTATAAATTATAATGGGCTCTAAATCACTGCTAATGTGCCGTAGACTGTGTAATCTGATTAACACTGCATTGTGAGAAACGGAGAGGAAATGACCAccattgaccttattccacccacttttgcctctaaatgccaCTCAACTGCATTTTCTTTGTGGtgatttcaatggagaatttgacaTAAGTTTCACCACTAAAATATGATGTAAGGTGGGTTCATTTGTggaaaatgttctatgttcatgtgaacTAACAAGTCAACATTGCACCATTCTctaggaggctttaaaacgcctCTGTAGTCCCTATTAAACTTACTTGCTGTTAAGATCAGCCCCATGTAGAATAACACAACCTGATTGACGGTGGAATCCGTGGCAACACACATCGCATCATGCATTTTATCTTTAATGCAATTTTGGGAGTAGGTTGtgttcaatacattttaaaatgtaatgtttcaGATGGATAGGGGTCTATGTagctctatgggagattcattgtttttgaagaaaatgtccaatctgaaaaacaaatgttatCGGCCTACCTATTATTTGTTGAGGGATGGGTCAACATGTAATGGCCATATTATTCTGGATACATGAACttgttttattacaaacaaCCGCTTtggtaattataattttaaccaTCGTTCCCCATTACTATCAATAGTATTTGCTGcccaaaggtttttttttttaaagacggTATAAACCacagttaaaccaggactaaatcaagacaggtctaaaccaggagtaaaccaggtaaAGGTGGCTGACCTACAGACTGAAACTGGGTTATATTaacagctcctctgtctgcgtCCTTGATTGATCTTTGCACACTATTTAAAGTATCAttcatatacaaaataatttTCACAGACAAACACATAATGCACAATCTAATACATAGCTTTAATGATCCATTTTTACAACAGTGCAATAaattagctttatttttacccTGTTTGTACAAACCGCTGCTAGAGGAATGATGCACAGTGAATGAGTAAGCTCCTGACATGAAAGCGCCGATCTACAGTTAGACCCAATGTAGTCATACACAGACCATAATGATAGAAAGAATGGAATCATTTTCACTGAATTATCATGCCATATAAAtatcaataattaaaaaaaatatattaaaaaaaactataaaaagctGAAGGAGCAATGGTAGTAATGTATTGTTTGTTAACAATAATACAATCAAATTAAATACACAATCttccaaaaaattaaaaagtgcaTTGATTTGAAgaataatttataataactTATAAATTACATTGACttgatattaataataatacattttatttttaagcaaatCTCAGAGTGTTAATTGTCCAGTGTATGAGTAACTTAGGCCTAACTAGTTCCTTTACTCGAACCATGTGTCAGATTTGCTGCTGTTTATGTGCAGTCTTAAAACACTACAGGCTGTGTGTAATGTAGTGACATGGTCCCTGTGGCTATTGTAAACTctccatttaaaggtcctatattgtgctgcaacaactttttcaacatgttttaatattgtttccttGACACATGTGGagttttcattcacatgtttgagtattattTAGTCTCCCTGTGCATACCTCAAAACACTCTGAAAACACACacttccaacttgtgatgttaTCAGCTGGTATACTCCCTAGTCTAGACTACTGgtaattatttcatttcaatGCTTAAATTGCTTTCAAAGATATGCGTCTAAACATTGAAGATAACAGATATTGTTTTCGGCCCATTTGAATTGCTTTCTACACGTTTGCCTTGCTacatatagaacctttaaattatgtaaaagtGTTTTGGATTTGTTTTAGAAGGGATTGATGCGTAATCCTGTGCCCAGAGGGGAAAATGGGTTGACTTTGGCCCACATCAGAGCATCGTTCAGAGATATGGCCGATTTACCGTCCTCCAATAAAAACACTGGGCCCTGGAGGAAAAGGAGAATCTACTTAAACAGTTACATAAACAGACAAATGAAAAAGATGCAAGGAAATATACGGTAaccatgtcacttttctggtggggtttccatcaccatggagatgttgttgctttacctgaaatgttccaaagtatggcatatatgttgcatttatttaattgcagGTGTTATTGTTCAAAAGTACTTGCTGTGAACATGATCAACTCTCCATAGAAATAAGTtcctgcttctttccatggaggtaaataagtttaatacccAAATTGAGAAATATTCTAGGCTTAAAGATAActtctccatggtgacaagctgaaagacactccaccagaaaagatacaAAGTGTACCTTCaagtttttttatatatatatatttcttgaGATATAAGAGCTGCAAACATGATATGATGCTCTTTCATGATCACTGTAAATTCTTTTGTGACTAAAGGGTATTGACCCACTCCTTGTAACTTTAAACCAAATTCTCAtttactttttatcattttgattgAGTATTCTTTACTTGTTCCTTGGAAATATA
This genomic window contains:
- the hpgd gene encoding 15-hydroxyprostaglandin dehydrogenase [NAD(+)]; the protein is MRSLLHTIMALNERVALVTGGAQGIGRAVVQALMQNQAKVAVVDMNASCGEQCKLELDSEFGADRSIFLQCDVTNAEALTEAFQKTVDQFGHLDIVINNAGINNEKHWEKTIQVNLTSVIKGTYLGLEHMSKEYGKAGGSIINVSSMAAFLHSPHQPVYTATKHGVIGFSRAMADASSLGNYGVRINVLCPAFVDTPLLHSVEHEDNMGKFVKFKDDFKKSMNHFGVLKPSLIADGMMTLITDDSLHGAVMKITCSKGIHFHTYEPMST